From the Odocoileus virginianus isolate 20LAN1187 ecotype Illinois chromosome 20, Ovbor_1.2, whole genome shotgun sequence genome, the window GTTGGGGAGATCTCTGTCCTGGTCAGCGAATGTTAGAAAACACATTCAAAGCAACTTGAGCATTAGTGGGGAACACGGCTCTCCAGACCAGACAGGCTTCAGGCCCCTCGCAGTCCTGTATCCTCACCCGGCCTCACCCCTCCAGTCATCAGGCCTGGGGGTGCCCCCCAGCAGGTCCTCAGACTCGGCGCAGGCCCAGTAGGCGTCAGCTCGTGGAAGCCCTCAGAAGATGCTGAGTAGCTTTTTTCAGTGGTGCTGGCTCACCTCTGTTCTCTGTGGCTGGTGGGCCGGGGCGGGGCATGGGGGCACAGAGCTCCCTCTTGCCCACCTGGACCCTagcgctgtgtgtgtgtctgttcttTACTTGTAAAACAGGATTAAGGAGGCCCCCATGACTCCTGGAAAGTGTGAGGCTGGGCTGTACAAACACCGGCTCTGCGTCCCCACAGTATCCTGAATCTCCAGGGCCTCCTCCCATGTGTGTTGATGtggacacacacatgtacacgcaTGATCATTCCTCATAGCCGCGTGTGGCCCCTGCCCAGAAGCCCTGAACGTCCCGCTAAGGAAAACAAGGTGGAGGGCAGGAAGGGAACCGCAGGGCCGGAGTCTGGTTGACTTCTGCACAGGTGTAGGCAGGCTGATACATCTGTGTTCCAGATATGATTATGTTCACAGGTTCTCAATGGAAAGAAACTTGAGGGGGGCCTCTGTTCACCCCAGTACTGGGTGGACAGACCATGTTCTGTCCACTGTTGATCAGTGATGGACTCGGGCGTTTCCTTAGGGCTGTCGGGAGTCCTGCTGCTGTGGACATCTGCCCCGTGTCTAGGTGCAGGCCGGCTCGGTTCTCTGGGTGGCAAGCTCAGGAGGGACTGCGGGTCTCAGGGCCTCACTGGGTTGGCATTGTGGGCCCTCACCGCTGTTTTCAAATCTGTTTGCCCCATGGAGTAGGACGGCCTCCGTGTCTCTGTGGAGGGCAGGGGAGTCTTGATGCTAGTGCCCCGTGAGTGTGTGGGCTGACATCTGCACCAGGGAAGCATCAGACCGTGTCCTGGCCACACTCGGGACACCAGGGGCTGCAGCTTTGGCTGTGTTCTCACCTGACCTCCACATGCTCCTTCCTGCAGATGGGGTGGGGCGACCTGGGGGTGTATGGAGAACCTTCCAGAGAGACCCCGAATTTGGACCGGATGGCTGCGGAGGGAATGCTCTTCCCGAACTTCTACACAGCCAACCCCCTGTGCTCCCCGTGTAAGTCAGGGCTGGCTCAGGCCACTGGggcgtgggggcagggggcacgcATGGAGCAGGGAGACAGCAGTGAGGTGAGGCAGGGCAGGGGGACCCGCAGACCAGGAGACGGGACACAGCGGGCAGGcatggggatggggcaggggtgtAGAGGGGCAGCCTTGACTCAGGCGTCCATCAGATCCTGGCACTGGGGAGCTCCCAGGATCCACCCCATGGGGGACACGGGGCCACTGGAGCTGTCAGAGGTCACCAAGGGTTTGGAACCTGTGGGGACCTTGGCAGTGGCTGTTCATTCATGAAGCTGAGTTCAGTGGCTCGTTCAGAGGAGGCACTGGGCTGGGGAAGTGGTTGTCAGCCAGAGGTGTGGGGGCCCTATAGGTGAGGAGAATCTCTGATCTCAGGATGAGAAGTAATCCTGGGGGTGTTGGCCATGACCCACAGGCTGTCTCAGGAGCTGGAGAGCACAAGGCGGGAGGCTGTGTGCCCACCTGGCTCTCCAGGGGCTTCTGGGACTCAGGCACTGCAGGGCCAGCCTCAGGCTGGACGTGTAACACATGTTTCTCTTGTGTCCCTTCTGCGTAGCCAGGGCAGCTCTGCTCACCGGACGTCTGCCCATCCGCAGCGGCTTCTATACCACCAACGGGCACGCCAGGAACGGTAGGCTCCAGGGCAGGCTCCCTTACCCATTGGGGTTTCACCTGGTCCTTGGAGGAGGGTGTGTTCCAGAGACCCCAGGGGTGGGTCCTCTCCTGAGGTCCGGACCCCACCCCCAGACGTTTGCCCATTCCACCCTGGTAACAGTGCTGACAGTAAGGCGTAGCTGGAGGACCTGAAAAGTGCCTGGGCGGTGCCACCCCCACCAGGGCTCTGCCCCTCGATCCTCTCAGTGCATGGCCTCCCTTGTGCACGGCTCAAGGGCTACGTTGCTCCACAGCCTACACTCCGCAGGAGATAGTGGGGGGCATCCCGGACTCAGAGCTCCTGCTGCCAGCGCTGCTGAAGGGGGCCGGCTATGTCAGCAAGATCGTGGGCAAGTGGTGAGTCCCAGGCCCCAACAGCCAGCTCCGTGGCAAGGCTGCGGTGTCAGCTGCACAGCACCACCGAAGCAGCCCCATCGTTGCACACACATGCCATCACGGAGGACACGTCAGGAGGCTCCGTCTCGTGGTGAAACCAGGAAGCAGGCAGGGGTGGAGGGTCATGTGGTTGGGTCATTGGGTGATGATTAAGTGGCTGTGAGGTgtctcctctcctgctccccagGGACGCCCCCATGCGTGGCCCTGGAGGTTGGTGCAGAGGTCGGATGTCCTCTCTACCCTCCCCTGATTGTTGGACCCCTCAGAGACCAGGCCTGCCTTCCTACAGGAAGCCTCCCTTGATTTTCCAGACCTAACTGTCTCCTTTCCTGCTGCTGTGCTTCAGACCCTCTCCCCTTCAGCCCCCTGGCACGCACCTTCTCAAGCACCTCATCTGCCCCTCTTGGGGGCCCCTGCTCCACCCAGTTGTTATGGTGGCGGGGGAGTCTGCAAAAGCCAGGAAAGGAGACTCAGCGAGTCGGGGAGTCTGGAAGCTGCAGGAGCACTTCCTCACTCCTGAGACCAGGTGGAAGCCATCCTGCTGAGCTGACGAGCTGGGAGAGGGTGGTGGCTGCAGCGCGGAGCTGAAGAGGGCACAAGGGTTGTAGGAGCCTGCATAGCCCTGGCAGAGACGGGAAGGCCTGGGGCAATGGTGGCTGGGCCGTGCCAGGGCTGAACCCACAGTAGGGGAGTCCCTGTGATGACTGCTGCTCCCTGCACAGCCCGGCAGCTCCACCCTGGTCCAGCAGTCTTCCGCTCATGGTCAGTGACTCTGGGCCGCCCCAGCTGGAGGGGGAACCTGTCCCCATGAGCTCTGGAGGCAGGCGGACTCTGGAGGAGGCAGGGCCTGGAGAAGCAGCTGGCATGGACTTGGGGAGGTGGACAGGCTGGGGTCAGGATGGCCCTGGCCAGTGTGAGGATGGGCTCTGCAGACAGTGCTGACCCCACAGCTGCTTCGGGACCAGCTCTTTGAATCAACAGCTTCACATGAGCTGGACCTTCAGGGTTGTTTCTGTTCTGTGAAGTCCATTTGGGCTGAAGGACTCAGGCCCAGCCCTGCTGAGTAGCTGCGGCCCAGAGAGGAAACACCTCTGCAGAGAGCTCAGGGCGGAGCCAGTGTgagtgtcccccaccccaccccgcacaAGGGCTGCAGAGGCTGGCAGCCGTCTCTTGGAGGCAGAGCGGGTCAGGACCCACAGTGGGGGACCGAGAGGTTTGCTTATAGGCACGCAGATTCCGCTGCCAGCCAACTCAGCTCTGGCCCTGTCCTGCCCTGGTGCCCCAGCCACATCCATCCTGGCCGAGTGACCAAGCAGTGCGGTGAGCTCATGGTCACCTGGGGTCGGCCTGTGCCAGCGACCCTGCAGACATGACTCTAGGAGACCTGTCCACTTCCCAGGGTGGGGGCACCTTGCCCCGACACTGCTTCCCTAAGCCGTAACGTTTCTCTGGCAGAAGGACCTGACGTGGGAAGGGGCCCCTGGGTGGGAGCAGGGGGTGGGTCTGAGCACAGCCTCAGGAAACAGCTGGGCCGTCGCCCTGCAGGCATCTCGCCATGTTCTCTTGTTGTCCCCACTGGCTCCTGCCCCGGCATCGAGCACAATCACCAGACCTGGTCCAGGCAGCCCCAGGGTGTGCTCCCCTCTGCTGTTCCTGGGTGGCCAAGCAGGGAGGGGCTGCGGCCTCAGGACGCCAGGCTCAGTTCGCCCTGGGCTGGCTGGACCTTGTCTGCTGAGCTGTTCTCCGAAGGCCAGGGTGGTTGCTCTGTGGAGCTCCCTGAAGTGCCCTGGGTTACTGTCTCCAGGCACCTGGGCCACCGGCCTCAGTTCCACCCCCTGAGGCACGGATTCGACGAGTGGTTTGGATCCCCCAACTGTCACTTCGGACCTTACGACGACAAGGCGAGGCCCAACATCCCTGTGTACCGGGATCAGGAGATGGTTGGCAGGTATCGAGCCCTGGTCTCCACTCCACCAGCTCCTCCACACGCACAGACTTGTCCTGTGAGCTTTGACTGATAAGCTCGCCACCTCAGAGGGCTTCTAACAGTCTCAGGAAATGTGTTGGGAGCCCCAGACACTTTACTCGGCTTCTAGAGTTCAGGCCCAACCCCTGAAGTGGCCAGGGGGCTGCGTTCCAGATGGTCAGCCTCGTTCCAAGCCACTGTCCAGGGGCCATCAGCTGCAGGACCACCTGTTCTGACCATCGGGCGGCTACGGGGCGGGGTTTGGGTTAACTtccctttctttgttcctttttattatttgtatcttGTTGGAGCTCAGTACACGTCAGTGCACCACACAACTGGGCAGCTCACCCAGCACCGCCCCCCTGCACCCCAGAGAGAGGCCCTGCGCCCTCCAcaacccccccaccccttcctctcccagTCCTGCCTGTCTGCCAGGCAGAGGTGCAGCCTCAGCCCCGCCTGGACCTGGTACCCCAGGATCTGGGACCTTCCAGGATCTGGGACCTTCCAGGCTCTgacttcctccaggagatcagggatggggcttccctgcacTGAAGGCTGATCTCTGTCTGGGTCTGTACTGTTTTCAGATTTTATGAAGAATTTCCAATTAACCTGAAGACCGGAGAAGCCAACCTCACCCAGATCTATCTGCAGGTGATGGCCGCCAGTGCTGCACGGGCTCTGGGCCCAGGAGGGGTGGTCTTGGGCGGGATGACGGGACTGGGTGGGCTCTGGGCTGGGGATAGGGGTGGTCTTGGGCAGGGACGACAGGGCTGGGTGGGCTCCGGGCCAGGGAGCAGGGTGGTCTCGGATGGGGATGACCATCGTCCTTCTCCTCAGGAGGCGCTGGAGTTCATTCAGAGGCAGCAGGCAGCCCACCGCCCCTTCTTTCTCTACTGGGCTGTCGATGCTACACATGCACCCGTTTATGCCTCCAAGCCTTTCCTGGGCACCAGCCAGCGAGGGCGGTGAGCCCTTGCCCCAGAGACCTGGACCTCCAGGGCGGGAGTGGGGAGGGTTAGCCATGTCTGATCACCTGCAGGGCAGAGTCACTGTCACAAGTGACCATCAGCTGTGGATGGTGAAGCATCTGTGCCTCTTCCAGGGGGTGGACGGAGGGCTTGGCGCTACCCCGATTCCACCTGAGACTGACCTGTGtgccccttcccctccacccctgaGGTTAGGCTCCGACCGCCCTATGTTCCCGATGCCGCTAGCCCCCACTGACCGCCCCATCCTTCCCGCAGGTATGGGGATGCCATCCGTGAGTTGGACGACAGTGTTGGGAGAATCCTGCATCTCCTCCGGGACCTGGGCATCGCAGAGAACACCTTTGTTTTCTTCACATCTGACAATGGTGCTGCCCTCATTTCTGCACCCAGACAAGGCAGGTGCCCCAGCAGACGGGGTCCACTTGGGGCCCCTCAGCTCCTGGCCCACTGCAGGCCTGCTCAGACACCTGCCTTCCAGGCCGCTCAAGTCTGAGGCTTTTCCACATCGTGGAGGGAGGTTGTTACACCTGGCTTTTCACAGTCCCATGAGGGTTTCACACCCCCGTGGTGACGTGTCtctctgtcctttttttaaaaaacactggagGCCCCAGGAGGACCTGAGTCATTCAGCTCTGTAAGGAAGGCCCCAGACAGCAGGAAACCCTCCAGGGCTGGGCCTGCGTGGGGAGGCCCTGGGAGACCCTGCAGCTGTGAGTCCTGGGCAGAGAGGGGTCTGGGGATCTTCAGGGATGGCACCAGAGCAACTGGCCGAGAAGGAACTGCGGAGGGAGGACAATACAGTGACAACCCATGTACCCACCCGCAGCTAGAGAAACACGAGGAACGGCCCTCATCAGCCACTGGCCAGTGACCCTTGCTGGCCCTGTGCCAACCAGTGAGGTGGGCTTTGGGCTGCAGGGAAGGGCTGAACCACGGGCTCGCTGCTGGAAGATGCTGCACTACTGCCTTCATCTCCCCATCCCTGGGGAGGCAGGAGCCTCCCTCTGTCACGGGCACTGTTAGCCAGGGCTGGGCTGACTGCCCTCTGCCCAGAGGTTCAAGGACCACCTGCTCAGAGTGGGGTATGTCAGAAACATGGGGTCTGTACCCCTAGAGCCCAGAGCACAGGAGCTGCTTGTACACACTGGCGTTTAAGGATCCAGCACCTGCCAGGCTTGGGGGTCTGACTGTTTCACATTTCACCTCTCACCAACAGTCTACATGCTCTGTGCATCCATGGTTGCTGTCCACAGGGGCACAACCTTACAACCACAGCTCTAGGTCACAGCCATCTCCAGGCATTCTGACCTTGAACTTGAGGCCTGAACCCCAGGGCTGGTCCTGTATCTCCAAGGTGACATTGGTGCTTCAGCTGTGTTACCTCTGAAGGCCAGACAGGGAACCAGATGGACACAGTCAAATCCCAAGGTCAAGTGCCTGGAAGGGTGTGTGTGGCCCTGGGGACTCAGGCACATGGGCTGATGGGCAGCTGTCTCCCAAGGTGGCAGCAACGGGCCCTTCCTGTGTGGGAAGCAGACCACGTTTGAAGGTGGGATGCGGGAGCCTGCGATCGCCTGGTGGCCTGGACACATCCCTGCCGGCCAGGTGAGTCAGAGCAGGCCTCGTGCCAGGCCTGCGGTCATCCTGGGCAAGAAGGCTCTGTCGCCTCCTGGCCTGCTCCTTGTGCTCACCAGGCCACACATCCATGTCATCGGGCAGGGACTGCCTCTGTTCTCCATGTGTGGACACGATGCAGGATGTGACCAcatgggtctgtgtgtgtgcacacgtatGTGTGCATCTCATTGTGCACATCCGGGCAGCATAGGGCCGTGTGCTTTGCAGGTGAGCCACCAGCTGGGCAGCATCATGGACCTCTTCACCACCAGCCTGTCCCTCGCAGGCCTAGAGCCGCCCAGGGACAGGGCCATTGACGGCCTGGACCTCCTCCCCGCCATGCTACAGGGCCACCTGACAGATAGGTAGGTATCCTTGCCCAGAGGGAGGTGAGATCCAGGGGACTTGGGCATGCAATGTGTGGTGGGGCCGAGAGGCCTTGCTCCTCCCCGCGGTATCCCTCACCACCCTCTGCTCATGTCCACCTCCTCCTGGGCACTGTCCAAAGTCATTTTCTCCAGCTCAAGACCAGCTACTGTTGTGCTCAAACAAAATCAGTTCTCCTGGCTGCTGTGAACAAGCATAGTTGGAGCAGGTTTACGGCCCGGAGTGGACAGCTTGCTGCCTTTTCTCTGTCTTAAAAACCTGCCATGAGAGCTTGTTACCgcaggagcagggggtgggggtgccagcCGCAATGGTCCTCCTGGCCAGGCTACCTGCCAAGCCCAGGCACCACCCCCTCGCTCCGCTGCTGGCCTCCCCAGAACCAAGGATCATGGGCCTGCCCGGGGGACCTCCCCCGAAGCCCAGGGACCATTTCTCCTGACCCTGCCGGTCCCCCAACAGactgatattctttttttgttgttgttgttgtttttgttttttttttcagaccgATATTCTATTACCGCGGCAACACACTGATGGCGGTGACGCTTGGCCAGTACAAGGCCCACTTCTGGACCTGGACTAATTCCTGGGAGGAGTTCAAACAGGTGAGAGGTCTCGGCCCCATGGAGCCATCTTGGGGAGGGCTCCGTACCCCTGGCATGGTGTCCTGGGAGCCACCTGAGGGTATCCTGGGTCAGGTACTGGGTGCCGGGCTGATGGAGGAGGAGACGGGCTGTGCCAAGCCAGTCCCCACCAAGCCCGTGACCTCCCCTCCTAGGGTGTTTGATGCCTGGGGgttgaggcaggagggagggtctGTGTATTCACAGGATCTTCTGCATTTATGGACTAAACCCACAAGGTCAGCTCAAGGGCAAAGTTCTGctctatccctccctccctccaccctgccgTCCAGAAGCCAGTGCTGTGCTGGGTGGGTCTCCCCACACCCCTCTCTGCCTGGCTGGGCTTCGGTGGTGGCAGTGCTCAGCTGCAATGGCCCCTGGGCAAGGCCTCCCTCCCATGAGCAGTCGTAAGAGAAAAATCCAATGCTAATTAGTGGGCTCTTAATTAAATAGCTTATTTGATTTGCATCCAAattataatttgtgttttctgtctagaCTTGGATTCTTCTCCATTAACTGCTCAGCTTTTTTACGCTGAACGTGGTTGTTTCTCCCACCATTAAATCCATTTTTGTTTTCCAGCTGATCTGCTCCCGGAAGGTCAGAGGGTCACCCATTCAGGACCCACCTGGGTGTCCATGCCCACCGCCGTCAGCAGCTTAGACAGACTCGGGTCTATGGCTTGGTACAGACAGTGGAATTTCTTAGGCTCCTGGGCTCCTGCTTTACTGAACCGCAGAATACTTGCTGACTGGCTGGCCAGGAGAGACACATGGGTGCTGGGAGGATCACCTGTCAGAAGCAGCAGGGAGCACCACTGTGTCCCCAGCCCTGTTTCAGGATTAACATGCCCAGTCAGGACTCTACTCCAGATCTGTAAACGATGTCCAACAGTGGCTGGAGACCACTGTCCAGCTGCTTACGGGGCCCCGGGGTCCCCAGTCCTTCTGGAGGGTTGCCCTGGCCTCACCTGACTCACCCAGGATAGCAGCAGGTGGCTCCCAAGTCAGGGAGCCCCGGGGGGCAGCCTTCCAGCCTGGGGGACTCGCTGGCATAGGAACTCCATCTCACACGAGCATCAAAGGCTGAACCCAAGGGCAGAGGCCACCTGGAGGGTGTGGAGCAGGGCTGGACCCTAAGCCTGGTGGAGCAGATGCTCCAACTCCTGTTAAAGGCAGGCGTCGGGATCACCTGTGTTTCCTCTGGCTTCAGGTCTATAGTCCCTCCTCCTCAGCCAGCCAAGGGGTCTTGTGGCTGCCATGTACCTCATCGCTACAAGGCCCATAGGGTGGACATGAGATTCTTTGCTCTAGAAATTAGAATGtggactaaaatatttttaagagactCATCCCTCCCCACAGAAAAGTACCAAGGTCCCAAGGGACGGTGCCCGGGGCAGGTGGTGCACCTCTGGGCCGGGTGTGGGAAGGCTCTGTCTGCGGTTCTCACTGGCTGCTGCTATCCTGTGACCTGCTCCACTTCAAGGAGCCCCATAGACAGAGCACTCACCTGCATGCTCCCCCCAACCTCTCGTTTCAGGGCATTGATTTCTGTCCCGGGCAGAACGTCTCAGGGGTCACCACCCACTCACAAGAGGAGCACACAAAGCTGCCCCTCATCTTCCACCTGGGCCGAGACCCCGGAGAGAGGTTCCCCCTCAGGTAAGCCAGGGGCTTGTGGGGCCCAGGACGCTCGCACAGGTAGGGAGACCAAGGCTGGAGGTTAAAACCAGGCTGAGGTGGCCTCGGAGTCAGTATGGAGCTGAGACCCGGCAAGAGCAGACGGCAAGCCCTGTGCCTACGGGGCCTCCGGCAGCCTGACTGCCCTCTGGGGCCACCCAGAGGTCAAGGTCAGTGAGTCACTGGCCCTGCTCTCTTGCACCCCATAGTTTTCCATCCACTGGGCTTTCCCCTGAGTCACATCCCAGCACCCACTTGTTGTTCCCGATGTTTGTTCCAGCCAGGCCATGGCAGGGGTGGGGCACACGATCCCACCCCCGGCAGCCCCCAGGCCTTTAGCCCGCCTCACAGATGAGTAGTGTGGGCCTCCAGGTCTCCAGGTGGGATATAAGGAGAgacatcatctgagccccgccctGGATGgcagacgtgtgtgtgtgtgtgtgtctgtgtgtgtgtctgtgtgtgtgtgtgagagagagagagggagatacGTGACTTCCAATACAAGTGCCTATTAGATGGTGGCAGCAGCAGCGAGCCCTGCCCCTTCCTGGCTCTGAGCTGGCCAGATGGTGTCCCCTGAAATTTGAGGTCCCAGGGAACACACCTGCCACTGTGCCCCCAGGAGACCCCACCATCACTGTCAGGGTCACTGGCCCAAGCAGAGGGCCCAGCATGGATACCAGGCTCCCCCAGTGGGGAGACCACATGACTTGCATGGGGTGACTTGGGGGACAGAGCTCTGGGCAAGAAGCCCTTGGAGCTGCCGCCTGGCCGGAAAGTGTGCAGGGCTGAGCGCGTGGTCTCCCAGGCATTGCCCCCGATGCTGTCACACAGGATCCTGGGGAGACGAGCTGGCGGGACGAGTGCAGCCAGCAGAGCAGGACTCCGAGGGCCCAGGAGCCATGTGGGCTCGGTCCTGTCAGGCAGGACCAGTTGCCCCAAGAAAAAGGAGTTTGGGCCAGAGGATTAAAAGAGACCCTGAGAGAGGAAAGAGCCCCCCGATTCTGGGCAGCACTCCCGGGCTTCCAACTGAGGAGCAGGTTGAAGAGTTGCGGCCACTGTCCTGGGCCCCTGGCTCTGCCCGAACCCTCATTTGTGGGGCGGTTCCCTGGATGCCCACCTCTCAGGGAGGGCAGGCAGGACAAGGTGGGGCCACAGCCCCAGCCTGTCTTCCTGGCAGGTTGCCGGATGGTGGCACCTGGAGCAGGGCTGTCCCCTTGGTCTCCCCACACCCTGATCTACCTGAGTGGGCTACAAAGCTCGCtctgcccttcccccacctcGTGACCTGGTGCCTCTTGCCTGCAGCATTGCCAGCATCGAGTACCTGGATGCCCTTCGCAGGATCACCCCGGTCGTCCAGCAGCACCAGGAGGCCTTGGTCCCTGGACAGCCCCAGCTCAATGTGTGCAACCGGGCAGTCATGGTGAGTGGTCTGTACATTGACTGTGGGGGCGGCCCAGGGCCGCATGCGTGCTGT encodes:
- the GALNS gene encoding N-acetylgalactosamine-6-sulfatase isoform X2; translation: MGWGDLGVYGEPSRETPNLDRMAAEGMLFPNFYTANPLCSPSRAALLTGRLPIRSGFYTTNGHARNAYTPQEIVGGIPDSELLLPALLKGAGYVSKIVGKWHLGHRPQFHPLRHGFDEWFGSPNCHFGPYDDKARPNIPVYRDQEMVGRFYEEFPINLKTGEANLTQIYLQEALEFIQRQQAAHRPFFLYWAVDATHAPVYASKPFLGTSQRGRYGDAIRELDDSVGRILHLLRDLGIAENTFVFFTSDNGAALISAPRQGGSNGPFLCGKQTTFEGGMREPAIAWWPGHIPAGQVSHQLGSIMDLFTTSLSLAGLEPPRDRAIDGLDLLPAMLQGHLTDRPIFYYRGNTLMAVTLGQYKAHFWTWTNSWEEFKQGIDFCPGQNVSGVTTHSQEEHTKLPLIFHLGRDPGERFPLSIASIEYLDALRRITPVVQQHQEALVPGQPQLNVCNRAVMNWAPPGCEKLGKCLTPPESVPEKCSWPH
- the GALNS gene encoding N-acetylgalactosamine-6-sulfatase isoform X1, producing MAAVAVATRWWLLLVLSAAELRVKGAPQPPNILLLLMDDMGWGDLGVYGEPSRETPNLDRMAAEGMLFPNFYTANPLCSPSRAALLTGRLPIRSGFYTTNGHARNAYTPQEIVGGIPDSELLLPALLKGAGYVSKIVGKWHLGHRPQFHPLRHGFDEWFGSPNCHFGPYDDKARPNIPVYRDQEMVGRFYEEFPINLKTGEANLTQIYLQEALEFIQRQQAAHRPFFLYWAVDATHAPVYASKPFLGTSQRGRYGDAIRELDDSVGRILHLLRDLGIAENTFVFFTSDNGAALISAPRQGGSNGPFLCGKQTTFEGGMREPAIAWWPGHIPAGQVSHQLGSIMDLFTTSLSLAGLEPPRDRAIDGLDLLPAMLQGHLTDRPIFYYRGNTLMAVTLGQYKAHFWTWTNSWEEFKQGIDFCPGQNVSGVTTHSQEEHTKLPLIFHLGRDPGERFPLSIASIEYLDALRRITPVVQQHQEALVPGQPQLNVCNRAVMNWAPPGCEKLGKCLTPPESVPEKCSWPH
- the GALNS gene encoding N-acetylgalactosamine-6-sulfatase isoform X3, which gives rise to MVGRFYEEFPINLKTGEANLTQIYLQEALEFIQRQQAAHRPFFLYWAVDATHAPVYASKPFLGTSQRGRYGDAIRELDDSVGRILHLLRDLGIAENTFVFFTSDNGAALISAPRQGGSNGPFLCGKQTTFEGGMREPAIAWWPGHIPAGQVSHQLGSIMDLFTTSLSLAGLEPPRDRAIDGLDLLPAMLQGHLTDRPIFYYRGNTLMAVTLGQYKAHFWTWTNSWEEFKQGIDFCPGQNVSGVTTHSQEEHTKLPLIFHLGRDPGERFPLSIASIEYLDALRRITPVVQQHQEALVPGQPQLNVCNRAVMNWAPPGCEKLGKCLTPPESVPEKCSWPH